In Bosea sp. ANAM02, a single genomic region encodes these proteins:
- a CDS encoding ATPase, T2SS/T4P/T4SS family yields the protein MSQEELIVEAPAPVPRRDVFAGRHDGSVLPVTGRFTRDSFDELLIWAGERKASDITFQTNEFVKAEIGSEIVRITQRPLTNDEMEDLVRYVYQTHGPGMVQAGYDLDPSHEVRIHGRQMRYRVNVTGIRIPQSTGYQITVRTLPSRPIPLADLNVEPEIIQNMRPAQGMVLVTGPTGSGKSTLLSSLVGDIVSKPNANEKVLEYSSPIEYVYDGIVDPSASVAQTEVGRHLRPHDGDGADTQESLYAYAVRNALRRKPTIILIGEARDKATIAGCVEAALTGHLVYSTTHVIGVPETLRRLVQPFPAEAKRAVGYDIMQSLRMVVTQLLFPRIGGGRVACREFMIFDSATRNAFLGKDPDDWPALARKMMLGKRAVSRTLSESTYLAYREGLLSQEHWHARVRADREAA from the coding sequence ATGTCCCAGGAAGAGCTCATTGTCGAAGCCCCTGCTCCCGTTCCGCGTCGCGATGTTTTCGCGGGGCGGCACGACGGCAGCGTGCTGCCGGTCACCGGGCGCTTCACCCGCGACAGCTTCGACGAGCTCCTGATCTGGGCCGGCGAGCGCAAGGCGTCCGACATCACCTTCCAGACCAACGAGTTCGTGAAGGCTGAAATCGGCTCCGAGATCGTGCGGATCACGCAGCGTCCCCTGACCAACGACGAAATGGAGGACTTGGTCCGTTACGTCTACCAGACGCACGGCCCGGGCATGGTGCAGGCCGGCTACGATCTGGACCCCTCGCATGAGGTCCGTATCCACGGTCGTCAGATGCGCTACCGTGTCAACGTCACCGGCATCCGCATCCCGCAGTCGACCGGCTACCAGATCACGGTCCGTACTCTGCCGAGCCGGCCTATCCCGCTGGCCGACCTCAATGTCGAGCCGGAGATCATCCAGAACATGCGTCCGGCCCAAGGCATGGTGCTCGTCACCGGGCCGACCGGTTCGGGCAAGTCAACGCTTCTGTCCTCGCTCGTGGGCGACATCGTCTCGAAGCCGAATGCGAACGAGAAGGTTCTCGAATACTCCTCGCCCATCGAATACGTCTACGACGGCATCGTCGATCCATCGGCATCGGTCGCGCAGACCGAAGTCGGTCGCCATCTGCGTCCGCATGACGGCGACGGGGCGGACACGCAAGAGAGCCTCTACGCCTACGCCGTTCGCAACGCGCTGCGCCGCAAGCCAACGATCATTCTGATCGGCGAGGCTCGCGACAAGGCGACGATTGCAGGCTGCGTCGAAGCCGCTCTCACCGGGCACCTCGTCTATTCGACCACGCACGTCATCGGCGTTCCGGAGACGCTTCGGCGCCTGGTTCAGCCGTTCCCGGCGGAGGCCAAGCGCGCGGTCGGCTACGACATCATGCAATCGCTGCGCATGGTCGTCACCCAGCTGCTGTTCCCGCGTATCGGCGGCGGCCGCGTCGCCTGTCGCGAGTTCATGATCTTCGACAGCGCCACGCGAAACGCCTTCCTCGGGAAGGATCCCGACGACTGGCCGGCCCTGGCCCGCAAGATGATGCTCGGGAAGCGCGCCGTGTCACGGACGCTGTCGGAATCGACCTATCTCGCCTACCGCGAGGGGCTGCTTTCGCAGGAGCACTGGCATGCCCGTGTACGCGCCGATCGGGAGGCTGCTTGA
- a CDS encoding DotD/TraH family lipoprotein (Members of this family include DotD of type IVB secretion systems and TraH of plasmid conjugative plasmid systems, both lipoproteins.) gives MMLNRRALVGAVLSTVALTAAGCANKVQVEPIAVEGPDATQLLAESASRSARAQEELARIQTARTAPVPKPVQESLAGVPADLRRTTTMEWTGPGEEAARRMAGLVGWDFRVIGNPPATPVIVNVSMRDVAAVKIMENIGLQTQPFGQVAAIESERRIEFRYLNAGVRPQRGGSAWKMTK, from the coding sequence ATGATGCTCAACCGCAGAGCGCTTGTCGGCGCCGTGCTTTCGACAGTCGCCCTGACGGCGGCAGGATGCGCCAACAAGGTTCAGGTCGAACCGATCGCAGTCGAAGGACCCGACGCCACTCAGCTCCTCGCCGAATCCGCTTCGCGCTCCGCTCGCGCACAGGAGGAGCTCGCTCGCATCCAGACGGCCCGAACGGCTCCGGTCCCGAAGCCGGTTCAGGAGAGCCTCGCCGGCGTGCCCGCCGATCTTCGTCGCACCACCACGATGGAATGGACGGGGCCGGGTGAAGAGGCCGCGCGCCGCATGGCCGGGCTCGTCGGCTGGGACTTCCGCGTCATCGGCAACCCGCCAGCCACCCCCGTGATCGTCAACGTCTCGATGCGCGACGTCGCCGCGGTGAAGATCATGGAAAACATCGGTCTGCAGACCCAGCCCTTCGGCCAGGTCGCGGCGATCGAATCCGAGCGCCGTATCGAGTTCCGCTATCTGAATGCCGGTGTCCGGCCGCAGCGCGGCGGCTCGGCCTGGAAGATGACCAAGTGA
- a CDS encoding ParM/StbA family protein: MAKNPFLVAIDDGYAQIKIFGSPLDGSEPIRKVFRTSVRSGRHRIASIDGGGFVDCYRAEEGDEFTVSEEVESENTQFDSFHTSTMNRVLAHHGLALAGYRDRNVELITGLPVADYFSPDGAINEEKISTKTGNLLKAVTSISPETKLARVVGADIGCQAVAALFDYALDDNLKPRPGVDISGPVAIVDIGGRTTDIAVISGGSKIDTKRSGTSNLGVLDVYKGLEQALHKKFGFRDTLPIKDLDLAIRTHKIRMWNKVEEIGDLVKAAVREIETQIEREVERKLSSAATMNAVVFVGGGAALFPNAPKQLRNGVTVEDPEFANARGLWKSARLQQRKQGRNAA, translated from the coding sequence ATGGCCAAGAATCCCTTCCTCGTCGCCATCGACGACGGCTACGCCCAGATCAAGATCTTCGGCTCGCCGCTCGACGGCAGCGAGCCCATCCGCAAGGTCTTCCGCACCTCCGTTCGCTCGGGTCGTCATCGCATCGCTTCGATCGACGGCGGCGGCTTCGTCGACTGCTACCGCGCCGAAGAGGGTGACGAGTTCACCGTCTCGGAGGAGGTCGAGTCCGAGAACACGCAGTTCGACAGCTTCCACACCTCGACGATGAACCGAGTGCTGGCTCACCATGGCCTCGCGCTCGCCGGCTATCGCGATCGCAATGTCGAGCTGATCACCGGCCTGCCGGTTGCCGACTACTTCTCGCCGGACGGCGCGATTAACGAGGAGAAGATCAGCACGAAGACGGGCAACCTGCTGAAGGCGGTCACCTCGATCTCGCCCGAGACCAAACTCGCTCGCGTCGTCGGCGCTGATATCGGCTGCCAGGCGGTCGCGGCTCTCTTCGACTACGCGCTCGATGACAATCTGAAGCCGCGACCTGGCGTCGACATCAGCGGCCCGGTTGCGATCGTCGACATCGGCGGGCGCACCACCGACATCGCCGTTATCTCCGGCGGCAGCAAGATCGACACCAAGCGATCGGGCACCTCGAACCTCGGCGTGCTGGACGTCTACAAGGGGCTGGAGCAGGCGCTGCACAAGAAGTTCGGCTTCCGCGACACCCTGCCGATCAAGGATCTCGATCTGGCGATCCGCACGCACAAGATCCGCATGTGGAACAAGGTCGAGGAGATCGGAGACCTCGTGAAGGCGGCCGTGCGCGAGATCGAGACGCAGATCGAGCGTGAAGTCGAGCGCAAGCTGTCCTCGGCCGCGACGATGAACGCTGTCGTGTTCGTCGGCGGCGGCGCCGCGCTCTTCCCGAACGCGCCCAAGCAGCTTCGGAACGGCGTGACCGTGGAAGACCCCGAGTTCGCCAATGCGCGCGGCCTGTGGAAGTCCGCGCGCCTCCAGCAGCGCAAGCAGGGCCGCAACGCGGCCTGA
- a CDS encoding type IV secretory system conjugative DNA transfer family protein, translated as MSVRLIPTVRTFLLTSAAAFALAGCAATPIKVAPDPSAVNPGYQAGKLDIPTEAVPSLEEVVNKAPSGQKTVKEGEDKLRGGAMKDAALSYGARAGLAWESRTINRMLQEQSNKIARTYDFQRTMIKGPDNVMILPPVIAEAKEAWETSEAGKTLRVADTVYEIVEQARFTAVPPIWQSYLVRDYRTPEPPPDSLLPRDSTEREQWKRWVSEGWAMGQKQAREIFQADLERLERDFNGMVRYKSLLEQNKVSAPVVSDARLGTTGTGQDMRVNDRAIRITRDPSLKVDAPKDWQAAPTTPGPNGTTTGATPPKPQAKPSAERPKAPTHRPSANRRVWDGRAAPSKPAVAPVKAAPAKPAPAVPETF; from the coding sequence GTGAGCGTCCGCCTCATTCCGACCGTTCGCACCTTCCTGCTGACCTCCGCCGCGGCCTTCGCCCTGGCGGGCTGCGCTGCGACGCCCATCAAGGTCGCTCCCGATCCGTCCGCGGTGAACCCGGGCTATCAGGCCGGCAAGCTCGATATTCCGACCGAAGCGGTCCCGTCGCTGGAGGAGGTCGTCAACAAGGCGCCCTCCGGCCAGAAGACCGTCAAGGAAGGCGAGGACAAGCTGCGCGGCGGCGCCATGAAGGACGCTGCCCTGTCCTACGGTGCGCGCGCCGGTCTGGCGTGGGAGAGCCGCACGATCAATCGCATGCTGCAGGAGCAGTCGAACAAGATCGCGCGGACCTATGATTTCCAGCGCACGATGATCAAGGGCCCCGACAACGTCATGATCCTGCCCCCGGTCATCGCCGAGGCCAAGGAGGCGTGGGAGACCAGCGAGGCGGGGAAGACGCTGCGGGTGGCTGACACCGTCTACGAAATCGTCGAGCAGGCGCGCTTCACGGCGGTCCCTCCGATTTGGCAGTCCTACCTCGTTCGCGACTACCGCACCCCCGAGCCGCCGCCGGACAGCCTTCTGCCGCGCGACTCGACCGAGCGCGAGCAGTGGAAGCGCTGGGTCAGCGAAGGCTGGGCCATGGGCCAGAAGCAGGCCCGCGAGATCTTCCAGGCCGACCTGGAGCGGCTGGAGCGCGATTTCAACGGCATGGTCCGATACAAGTCGCTGCTGGAGCAGAACAAGGTCTCGGCACCGGTCGTCTCGGACGCCCGTCTGGGCACCACCGGAACCGGCCAGGACATGCGCGTCAACGATCGCGCCATCCGGATCACCCGCGATCCGAGCCTGAAGGTGGACGCACCGAAGGACTGGCAGGCGGCGCCCACGACACCGGGCCCTAACGGCACGACCACTGGCGCGACGCCGCCGAAGCCACAGGCGAAGCCGTCCGCGGAGCGCCCGAAGGCGCCGACACATCGGCCCTCCGCGAACCGGAGGGTATGGGACGGCCGTGCAGCGCCTTCCAAGCCCGCCGTCGCGCCTGTGAAGGCAGCGCCTGCGAAACCCGCTCCTGCGGTCCCGGAGACGTTCTGA
- the icmT gene encoding IcmT/TraK family protein, producing the protein MAHWRETSKPARFWKVDARAGVFVLFTLIHFRVWTVTLTAAVLFLFWFLERRGMSLGSAFRALRAWLIGDHRPALGRFKERGRIDFQRRPD; encoded by the coding sequence ATGGCTCACTGGCGCGAAACATCGAAGCCCGCGCGCTTCTGGAAGGTCGACGCCCGCGCGGGCGTCTTCGTTCTTTTCACCCTGATCCACTTCCGGGTCTGGACGGTCACCCTGACCGCCGCCGTGCTCTTCCTGTTCTGGTTCCTTGAGCGGCGCGGAATGTCGCTCGGATCTGCCTTCCGGGCCCTGCGGGCCTGGCTCATCGGGGATCACCGCCCCGCCCTCGGCCGCTTCAAGGAACGCGGCCGCATCGATTTCCAACGTCGCCCGGACTGA